A genomic window from Actinomycetaceae bacterium MB13-C1-2 includes:
- a CDS encoding glycoside hydrolase family 38 C-terminal domain-containing protein — translation MHDTSAISLGRIDRFVREWIAPAVVRETEPLSFTFWEAPDEPVHFDEAMTGQFIPGELGMPWGKPWGTTWFHLEGRVPQSWPLPGTRAELLIDLGWIAAQAGFQAEAAAWSPHGDLIKGISPRNHFVPLAPVTEEGKVDLYVEGASNPDVPGGAWTHPTKMGDKATAGDQKIYSVRQLDVALIDTEAEALVADAFTLRSLADVLPENSPRRAEIIVALENMCDAINPDDVHGTAIAGRAQLADALARPAGASVHEAYAVGHAHIDSAWLWPTRETERKVGRTVGNVLALMDELDDFKYAFSSAQQYKWIKEKYPSLYERLGQRVAEGRIVPVGGMWVESDTNMPGGEALARQFVAGKSFFRQEFNLDPASVWLPDSFGYTGFLPQIARQAGMRDMLTQKLTWNDTDIMPHSTFWWEGIDGSRVFTHFPPVATYNSVLDSPEIEKASRDFNDKGLANKSLVPFGYGDGGGGPTREMVFQGRRLANLDGSPKVRMSDPNEFFDDALTQYGEHAPTWIGEMYLEYHRGTYTSQHRTKRGNRRSENLLYEAELWASAATIRTGAEYPYEALSRIWEDVLLMQFHDILPGSSIAWVHRQAEEQYEEIEAELQELIETSLSNLVAGGGVKSELVANASPRPRKGVPAFGIGTTETESPATLTVVENEWILKNPAVKITVDRQGLVTSIYDVAEKREVIPAGEAGNLLQLFRDIPNNWEAWDIEQHYKRVATDLRDVDQIDRVESPDGGPVLRIRRSFSNSTIEQTVWLAPGTDATLHIRTEVDWHEKQKLLKLAFPLDLVTETSESEMQFGFVRRPTHDNTSWDAAKFETVAHRWLRAAESDYGVVLSNDCTYGHDVTRTRTSSGAGTLVRVSLLRAPLFPDPVADQGRHIFHHALSVGATVRDAYDRGYELNLPLRRVEASNEAEKNLLPLVNVVGGVDVATVKLAEDRSGDVILRLFEPRGNRARAELDFDFPNRGVEVVGLLEQSGLHQEFLNPAALDASNGTIKVTLKPFELLTLRVKR, via the coding sequence ATGCATGACACGTCCGCCATTAGCCTCGGCCGCATTGATCGCTTCGTTCGCGAATGGATTGCTCCCGCAGTGGTTCGGGAGACCGAGCCCCTTAGCTTCACATTCTGGGAGGCCCCCGACGAGCCGGTGCACTTTGACGAGGCTATGACAGGTCAGTTTATTCCTGGCGAGCTTGGCATGCCCTGGGGCAAACCATGGGGAACAACCTGGTTTCACCTAGAGGGACGGGTTCCGCAGTCCTGGCCCCTTCCCGGCACCCGCGCCGAACTGCTCATCGACCTCGGGTGGATCGCGGCGCAGGCAGGCTTCCAGGCTGAGGCTGCGGCGTGGAGCCCACACGGAGACCTAATCAAAGGAATCTCGCCGCGGAATCATTTCGTTCCCCTCGCCCCAGTGACCGAAGAGGGCAAGGTCGATCTCTATGTTGAGGGTGCATCAAACCCCGATGTGCCCGGCGGCGCATGGACTCACCCCACCAAAATGGGGGACAAGGCAACTGCGGGTGATCAGAAGATTTATTCCGTCCGTCAGCTTGACGTTGCCCTAATTGACACTGAGGCCGAGGCCCTCGTTGCTGATGCCTTCACACTTCGTAGCCTGGCTGATGTTCTACCTGAGAACTCGCCCCGTCGCGCCGAGATCATCGTCGCTCTAGAGAACATGTGCGATGCCATCAACCCCGACGATGTTCACGGAACCGCCATCGCAGGACGCGCTCAGCTTGCCGATGCATTAGCTCGACCGGCAGGAGCTTCGGTGCACGAGGCTTACGCCGTCGGCCACGCCCACATCGACTCTGCCTGGCTTTGGCCGACACGCGAAACCGAACGTAAGGTCGGGCGCACGGTTGGCAATGTTCTGGCTCTAATGGATGAACTGGATGACTTCAAGTACGCTTTTTCCTCCGCTCAGCAGTACAAGTGGATAAAGGAGAAGTACCCATCCCTCTATGAACGCCTCGGGCAGCGCGTCGCCGAGGGTCGCATTGTTCCAGTCGGCGGAATGTGGGTTGAGTCGGATACCAACATGCCTGGAGGTGAGGCCCTTGCCCGCCAGTTCGTCGCCGGCAAATCCTTCTTCAGGCAGGAGTTCAACCTTGATCCCGCGTCGGTGTGGCTCCCCGACTCATTCGGTTACACGGGTTTCTTGCCGCAGATTGCCCGCCAGGCAGGTATGCGTGACATGCTGACGCAGAAGCTCACCTGGAATGACACTGACATCATGCCCCACTCAACGTTCTGGTGGGAGGGCATAGACGGCTCCCGCGTCTTCACCCACTTCCCACCGGTCGCAACCTATAACTCGGTTTTGGACTCGCCCGAGATTGAGAAGGCTTCGCGTGATTTCAACGATAAGGGACTGGCCAACAAGTCCCTCGTCCCCTTCGGCTACGGAGATGGTGGTGGCGGCCCCACTCGCGAGATGGTGTTCCAGGGTCGCAGACTTGCCAATCTTGACGGCTCACCGAAGGTTCGCATGAGTGATCCGAACGAGTTTTTCGACGACGCCCTCACCCAGTATGGCGAGCATGCTCCCACCTGGATCGGCGAGATGTACCTTGAGTATCATCGGGGCACCTACACCTCACAGCACCGTACCAAGCGTGGCAACCGCCGGAGCGAGAATCTGCTTTACGAGGCGGAACTCTGGGCCAGCGCGGCCACTATTCGCACCGGCGCAGAGTACCCGTATGAGGCGCTGTCGCGAATCTGGGAAGATGTCCTTTTGATGCAGTTCCATGACATCCTTCCAGGTTCATCGATCGCCTGGGTCCACCGCCAAGCAGAAGAACAGTACGAGGAAATCGAAGCAGAACTCCAGGAGCTCATCGAAACGAGCCTGAGTAATCTGGTGGCCGGAGGGGGAGTAAAGAGCGAGCTTGTTGCCAACGCATCTCCTCGCCCCCGAAAGGGTGTCCCCGCATTTGGGATTGGCACCACCGAGACCGAGTCGCCTGCGACTCTGACCGTGGTGGAGAATGAATGGATACTTAAGAATCCCGCCGTGAAGATCACCGTTGACAGGCAGGGTCTGGTCACCTCCATATATGACGTCGCGGAGAAGCGCGAGGTTATCCCTGCCGGTGAGGCAGGGAACCTGCTCCAGTTGTTCCGCGATATCCCCAATAATTGGGAGGCCTGGGACATCGAGCAGCACTACAAGCGGGTCGCAACCGATCTTAGGGATGTGGACCAGATTGACAGGGTCGAGAGCCCAGACGGAGGACCTGTTCTGCGCATCCGTCGGTCGTTTTCAAACTCGACGATTGAACAGACGGTGTGGCTAGCTCCGGGCACCGACGCAACTTTACATATTCGCACTGAGGTGGACTGGCATGAGAAGCAGAAGTTACTCAAGCTCGCCTTCCCACTGGATTTGGTGACGGAGACTTCTGAGTCCGAGATGCAGTTCGGTTTTGTGCGTCGCCCGACCCACGACAACACCTCATGGGACGCAGCGAAGTTCGAGACTGTGGCACACCGCTGGCTCCGCGCCGCAGAATCGGACTACGGCGTCGTCCTGTCCAACGACTGTACCTATGGTCACGATGTCACGCGAACGAGAACCAGTTCCGGCGCTGGCACTCTAGTACGCGTCTCGTTGTTGCGTGCTCCTTTGTTCCCGGATCCGGTGGCTGATCAGGGCAGGCATATCTTCCACCACGCACTCTCCGTCGGTGCCACGGTCCGTGATGCCTATGATCGAGGCTACGAACTGAATCTGCCGCTCCGCCGAGTGGAGGCATCGAACGAAGCGGAGAAAAACCTCCTCCCGCTTGTGAATGTCGTTGGTGGTGTGGATGTTGCGACGGTCAAGCTGGCAGAGGACCGTAGCGGCGATGTGATCTTGCGTCTGTTCGAGCCGCGTGGCAATCGTGCCCGTGCTGAGCTGGATTTTGACTTCCCAAATAGGGGAGTCGAGGTTGTCGGTCTGCTGGAACAGTCGGGTCTCCATCAAGAGTTCTTGAATCCGGCGGCACTTGATGCTTCCAACGGAACCATCAAAGTGACGCTGAAGCCATTTGAACTGCTAACCCTGAGAGTGAAGCGCTAG
- a CDS encoding SGNH/GDSL hydrolase family protein encodes MVVLAQAAWASKTVKLAAEPPGERSGMVGEGRDELRLVAVGDSIIAGCGVEDQADSLTPRLAVGVAEKEGKRVSWETHAQLGATMKRVRYRFLPEIDSTPDILFVCAGSNDVMARRSIAEWADDLQGALDEAQGLCDRVWVCSSGQPHRSPVLPRTLRNALEQQVNAQTEASVAICAERGIPFADVTHIPLPPAFWASDGFHPSAVGYEVAKDSILAAAYS; translated from the coding sequence ATGGTCGTATTGGCTCAGGCCGCATGGGCTTCAAAGACCGTCAAACTCGCTGCGGAGCCTCCCGGCGAACGTTCGGGCATGGTCGGTGAGGGCCGTGATGAGCTCCGACTCGTCGCGGTCGGCGACTCGATAATCGCCGGATGTGGAGTCGAGGACCAAGCGGATTCTCTCACCCCTAGACTTGCGGTAGGAGTAGCAGAGAAAGAGGGAAAACGAGTCAGCTGGGAGACTCACGCGCAGTTGGGTGCCACTATGAAACGAGTCAGATACCGCTTCCTACCCGAGATAGATTCAACCCCTGACATCCTGTTTGTCTGTGCGGGATCCAACGATGTCATGGCCAGAAGAAGTATTGCCGAATGGGCCGATGACCTGCAGGGAGCTCTTGATGAAGCTCAGGGACTGTGCGACCGAGTCTGGGTATGTAGTTCGGGCCAACCGCATAGGAGTCCGGTCTTGCCGCGTACTCTCCGTAACGCGCTAGAGCAACAGGTCAACGCACAGACCGAGGCAAGTGTCGCGATCTGCGCCGAGCGAGGAATTCCTTTTGCCGATGTCACCCATATACCTCTCCCACCTGCCTTCTGGGCTTCCGACGGATTCCACCCTTCCGCCGTCGGTTACGAGGTTGCCAAGGACAGCATCCTCGCGGCAGCCTATAGCTGA
- a CDS encoding ABC transporter ATP-binding protein yields the protein MSSENQSETEVASASYDLVIDIRALTKFYGRTRALNKLDLQVRRGEVLGFLGPNGAGKSTTMRVLLGMLRANGGSARVLGQDPWKDVVSLHRRLAYVPGDVSLWPGMTGGEAIDLLGHLRGGLDERRRSDLIERFELDPTKKGRQYSKGNRQKVAIIAALSSRVELLLLDEPTSGLDPLMASVFQDVIREEKAEGTSVLLSSHILSEAEALADRLSIIRDGSVVETGNLDQLRSGTKSRIQADLATNPPRTVLVELSNVDVQTITAAPRHESRIRLTAKVDSNRVGEVVAALVPCGVLSLTVEPPSLESLFLDVYEGVDHRTAEDEDHAA from the coding sequence ATGAGCAGCGAAAACCAATCCGAGACTGAGGTTGCTTCGGCGAGCTATGACTTAGTAATCGATATACGTGCACTTACGAAGTTTTACGGCCGGACGCGGGCGCTTAACAAGCTTGATCTACAGGTTCGACGCGGCGAAGTACTTGGGTTCCTTGGCCCTAACGGCGCGGGCAAGTCCACGACGATGCGGGTACTTCTTGGAATGCTACGTGCAAATGGTGGCAGTGCGCGTGTTCTCGGACAGGATCCCTGGAAGGATGTCGTTTCACTTCATCGGCGCCTGGCGTACGTTCCCGGCGACGTTTCCCTGTGGCCCGGAATGACCGGAGGAGAGGCCATCGACCTGTTAGGACATCTGCGGGGCGGACTTGACGAGCGACGCCGGAGTGACCTAATCGAGCGTTTTGAACTTGACCCAACCAAGAAAGGACGGCAGTACTCAAAGGGCAACCGACAGAAGGTCGCGATTATCGCTGCTCTCTCTTCTAGGGTTGAGCTGTTGTTACTCGACGAGCCGACGTCGGGTCTTGATCCCCTCATGGCGAGCGTCTTCCAGGACGTAATTCGAGAAGAGAAGGCCGAGGGAACCTCCGTTCTGCTTAGTAGTCACATCCTTTCGGAAGCAGAGGCGCTCGCAGATCGACTGAGCATAATTCGGGACGGATCTGTCGTGGAGACTGGAAACCTCGATCAACTCCGATCTGGGACTAAGTCGCGGATTCAAGCCGATCTGGCCACGAATCCGCCCCGGACTGTTCTGGTTGAGCTTTCGAACGTTGATGTCCAAACGATCACCGCTGCGCCGAGACACGAATCCAGGATTCGCCTCACGGCCAAGGTTGACTCAAATAGGGTCGGTGAAGTGGTTGCGGCACTTGTTCCATGCGGGGTTTTGTCCCTAACAGTCGAGCCGCCCTCACTTGAGTCACTGTTTCTCGATGTCTACGAGGGAGTGGATCACCGGACCGCAGAGGACGAGGATCACGCCGCATGA
- a CDS encoding NifB/NifX family molybdenum-iron cluster-binding protein has protein sequence MIIAVPVTADEEVDPRWGKAKNVALAKVEEGAITAWEVFDVGWDALHDQGEHGTHHGRIVRFLREHSVEAVVINHAGAPMMNTMAKMGLRIAIEATGPARQAVLRAEKLFSETD, from the coding sequence ATGATCATTGCAGTTCCCGTCACCGCAGACGAAGAAGTTGACCCTCGTTGGGGCAAAGCCAAGAACGTTGCACTCGCAAAGGTCGAGGAAGGGGCAATCACCGCTTGGGAAGTGTTCGACGTCGGCTGGGATGCCCTTCATGATCAGGGCGAGCACGGTACTCACCACGGTCGAATCGTACGGTTTCTTCGCGAACACAGTGTCGAGGCCGTGGTAATCAACCATGCTGGGGCGCCGATGATGAACACAATGGCAAAGATGGGGCTACGCATTGCCATCGAAGCGACCGGACCCGCAAGGCAAGCCGTTCTACGCGCAGAAAAGCTTTTCTCCGAAACAGACTAG
- a CDS encoding FAD-binding protein, which translates to MSKPKEETYDVVVVGSGGAAFAAALAAVDEGLSVVMLESSEQWGGNTSMSGGGMWLPNNPLMKRDGAADSREEALEYMLATIGEPGPASSRERIEAYIDSVDDLIDTAERHGMQFTRAPKYPDYYPELPGGKVGRAVEGGIFDSKKLGDWAKTQRGAIPIPMRTDDTYLLSRAWSTPDGFVRGAQFVFRTLGGFATGKKKVGLGGGLAGNFAYATLISAGVPLLLNTPAVELLTEDDRVVGVRAESPEGGRIFRARRGVMLGAGGFESNQEWREKYQHVHGYSSGSPSNVGLPIDFAVQIGAAVDYMDDAWWGASLAPIEDGPNMGFIVGERALPYSMIVDSHGKRFANEAESYVDLGHHMLEHDRGGDFWMITSGPYNKRYFRTFSIMPGLMKGMAEKGLLHKAKTIEELAEKIGVPPENLRATADRVTGFAKTGRDQDFGKGDSLYDRYYGDPTVTPNACLGAMDQGPYTAYKVVAGDLGTKGGLITDKDARVLREDGSVIEGLYASGNTTASVMGHTYPGPGSTIGPAAVFGLRGVRHMAKVGG; encoded by the coding sequence ATGTCGAAACCTAAAGAAGAGACCTATGACGTTGTAGTTGTTGGATCAGGTGGTGCCGCGTTTGCTGCCGCTTTAGCTGCAGTCGACGAGGGTTTGAGTGTCGTGATGCTCGAGAGTTCTGAGCAGTGGGGCGGGAATACCTCGATGTCAGGGGGTGGCATGTGGCTGCCAAACAACCCGCTGATGAAGCGCGACGGCGCGGCCGACTCAAGGGAAGAAGCGCTCGAGTACATGCTCGCGACGATCGGCGAGCCAGGACCCGCGTCCTCAAGGGAGCGTATCGAGGCTTACATCGACAGCGTTGACGACCTCATCGATACTGCAGAACGACACGGCATGCAGTTCACGAGGGCGCCAAAGTATCCCGACTACTATCCCGAACTACCGGGCGGCAAAGTAGGACGTGCAGTCGAAGGCGGGATCTTCGACTCGAAGAAGCTGGGGGACTGGGCGAAAACTCAGCGCGGGGCAATCCCAATTCCCATGCGCACAGACGATACATACCTGCTGAGCCGAGCCTGGTCCACCCCTGACGGGTTTGTCCGTGGGGCCCAGTTCGTCTTCCGGACACTGGGGGGCTTTGCTACCGGCAAGAAGAAGGTAGGACTCGGAGGCGGATTGGCGGGTAACTTTGCCTATGCGACCCTGATTAGTGCGGGCGTACCGCTTCTGCTCAACACCCCTGCGGTGGAACTACTTACTGAAGACGATCGGGTTGTCGGGGTGCGCGCGGAGAGTCCCGAGGGAGGGCGAATCTTCAGGGCTCGACGCGGGGTGATGCTCGGAGCAGGTGGTTTCGAGTCCAACCAGGAGTGGCGCGAGAAGTATCAGCACGTACATGGCTACTCCTCGGGCTCGCCAAGTAACGTGGGCCTTCCGATCGATTTTGCTGTGCAGATCGGTGCGGCTGTCGACTATATGGATGATGCGTGGTGGGGTGCCTCGCTCGCTCCGATTGAGGACGGCCCCAACATGGGGTTCATCGTTGGGGAGCGAGCATTGCCGTACTCGATGATCGTTGACTCGCATGGTAAGCGTTTTGCGAACGAGGCTGAGTCATATGTGGACCTCGGCCATCACATGCTTGAACATGACCGTGGCGGCGACTTCTGGATGATCACTTCGGGTCCCTACAACAAACGCTACTTCCGGACCTTTTCGATAATGCCCGGACTGATGAAGGGCATGGCGGAGAAGGGGTTGTTGCACAAGGCGAAGACCATCGAGGAACTTGCTGAAAAGATCGGGGTGCCACCGGAAAACCTGCGTGCTACGGCGGATCGAGTGACTGGATTTGCCAAGACCGGGCGAGATCAGGATTTCGGCAAGGGAGACTCGCTGTATGACAGGTATTACGGTGACCCAACAGTAACGCCAAACGCCTGCCTTGGAGCGATGGATCAGGGTCCCTACACCGCCTACAAGGTTGTGGCGGGCGATCTGGGAACTAAGGGCGGTCTGATTACGGACAAGGATGCTCGCGTATTGCGTGAGGATGGTTCGGTCATTGAGGGTCTGTACGCGTCAGGCAACACCACGGCTTCGGTCATGGGCCATACATATCCGGGGCCAGGCTCGACTATCGGACCGGCAGCGGTATTTGGATTACGCGGAGTGAGGCACATGGCAAAGGTTGGCGGCTAA
- a CDS encoding VOC family protein, with amino-acid sequence MVGTSSGDNSHPHDSLLSVLSGEAESNKESAPGRASSTGLPRWAVGPVSTNGAAPDATRLDIVELLVRDLDLMTHFYSDALTLDVLDQSGHTVTLGSGRVPSIVLRHEKNLPPRSQNSAGLYHTAIVFEDSHRLASALGSMAQKASSLYQGSADHLVSEAFYFADPEGNGLELYRDRDRDEWDVSADGTVRMGTEYLDPNEFLARWYDTDMIASTSNDSNASAMIGHVHLQVGDIPTARVFYEGILGFDVTLDMGSALFLSAGGYHHHIGMNTWNSAGAGPRAASLGLGDVRIMVPEREDVEALAERLRFHQIGSEDDGRTLRLVDPWGTKLAVSPRVWN; translated from the coding sequence ATGGTCGGTACGAGTAGCGGCGACAATAGCCATCCGCATGATTCGCTGCTTTCGGTCTTGTCTGGGGAAGCGGAGAGTAATAAGGAATCCGCGCCCGGCAGAGCGTCGAGTACCGGCCTACCGCGGTGGGCGGTTGGACCCGTTTCCACTAACGGTGCTGCACCGGATGCGACGCGGTTGGACATAGTTGAGCTTCTGGTGCGGGACCTGGATTTGATGACGCATTTTTACAGTGACGCCCTCACTCTCGATGTACTTGATCAATCTGGCCACACAGTAACCTTGGGTAGTGGGCGAGTCCCATCGATTGTATTGAGACATGAGAAGAACTTGCCACCGAGGAGCCAGAACAGTGCTGGTCTCTACCACACGGCAATCGTGTTCGAGGATTCCCACAGACTTGCCAGCGCTCTCGGATCAATGGCCCAGAAGGCAAGTTCGCTGTATCAAGGTAGTGCCGACCACTTGGTGAGCGAAGCCTTTTACTTCGCCGATCCGGAGGGAAATGGACTTGAGCTCTATCGTGATCGGGACCGCGACGAGTGGGACGTCAGCGCCGACGGAACGGTGCGCATGGGCACCGAGTACCTCGATCCCAATGAGTTTCTCGCCCGGTGGTACGACACGGACATGATCGCTTCGACGTCGAATGACTCGAACGCTTCGGCGATGATCGGACACGTTCATTTGCAGGTTGGTGACATTCCAACCGCGAGGGTGTTTTACGAGGGCATTCTTGGTTTTGACGTCACGCTTGATATGGGGAGTGCACTCTTCCTATCGGCTGGCGGGTATCATCACCACATCGGAATGAACACTTGGAACAGTGCGGGTGCAGGTCCTCGCGCCGCAAGTCTCGGCCTCGGGGATGTTCGGATCATGGTTCCAGAGCGCGAGGATGTCGAGGCGCTTGCTGAGCGGCTGAGGTTCCACCAAATCGGTTCAGAGGATGACGGACGGACTCTGCGGCTTGTTGACCCCTGGGGAACTAAGTTGGCGGTGTCGCCCCGCGTCTGGAACTGA
- a CDS encoding glucose PTS transporter subunit IIA, with amino-acid sequence MPKFDEVPVGRSAISSIDGRLMVKAPIDGRVVSLDRVPDQVFASGMLGSGIGIIPDEAHQGPALVRSPASGTVAVAFRTGHGYAIKADNGVEVLLHIGVDTVSMKGEGFEALVKAGDIIGVGEPLASVDFAEIIGAGLDPTVITLITNTRDLTSVIPVSTERVVAGETIMTVRP; translated from the coding sequence ATGCCTAAGTTTGATGAAGTTCCAGTCGGGCGATCCGCGATTAGTTCTATCGATGGTCGGTTGATGGTCAAGGCTCCGATTGACGGTCGAGTCGTGTCACTGGATCGGGTCCCGGATCAGGTGTTCGCCTCCGGCATGCTCGGAAGTGGCATCGGAATCATTCCCGATGAAGCGCATCAAGGACCCGCACTGGTTCGCTCTCCGGCCTCTGGCACCGTAGCGGTGGCGTTCCGAACAGGTCATGGGTATGCCATCAAGGCCGACAACGGAGTCGAGGTTCTGCTGCATATTGGCGTCGATACCGTGTCGATGAAGGGTGAAGGATTCGAGGCCCTGGTGAAGGCGGGCGACATAATCGGTGTAGGTGAACCCCTAGCATCGGTTGATTTTGCAGAGATTATTGGGGCCGGTCTCGATCCAACTGTCATTACTCTCATTACCAATACAAGGGATCTGACTTCGGTGATACCCGTTTCCACGGAGCGAGTTGTTGCCGGCGAGACAATCATGACCGTTCGGCCCTGA
- a CDS encoding Dabb family protein produces MAFRHVVVWRIGIDDITLREQAVRGLSDRLEALVGVVPGLIAATASPNTVAVEGNWDMALVADFVDEEALSEYNVDPNHLEVAKDIRAISTARASADFPI; encoded by the coding sequence ATGGCATTTCGACACGTAGTGGTCTGGCGAATCGGCATTGATGACATCACGTTACGCGAACAGGCAGTAAGAGGTCTCTCTGATCGCCTGGAAGCTCTGGTTGGTGTAGTTCCGGGGCTGATCGCCGCGACCGCCTCGCCGAACACGGTGGCCGTCGAGGGTAACTGGGACATGGCTCTGGTGGCCGACTTTGTAGACGAGGAAGCGCTGTCAGAGTACAACGTGGACCCCAATCACCTGGAGGTCGCCAAAGATATCCGTGCTATCTCAACGGCGCGCGCTTCGGCGGACTTCCCGATCTAG
- a CDS encoding BCCT family transporter gives MDSASSKPGSSSNKMDNLAQKPSKLLNKYPLMNPSRSFPKGTIHPGLIPGLSVEDTPQKYPTNRLVFVVGLLISAAVILWAAFSPQSLNSVGTDSRDWVVENFGWFFTALVVVILIFMFVVGYGPTGKIRLGADDSEPEFSTASWISMLFAAGLGIALIFYGPMEPLTHFLDPAPATDAVAGSPQAVQPAMAQAILHQTISGWSVYALVGGAIAYSAFRRGRLPLISSLFEPVFPNGNNRILGKIIDIFAVMVTLFGTATSLGIGALQIRTGTSIVTGKDLSGNTFVVVAMTFLTVLFIFSAVSGIKKGIRFLSNVNMLLVIVMAAFVLLFGPTLFILDLLPTSIYTFVGTLPDMLSVTASQGADEKEFLSTWTVLYFAWWISWSPFVGMFIAKISKGRTLRQFVTVVILAPSGIIAAWFTIFGGTAIWMNQNGMDMEIEDSGENVMFDLLGNLPLGTVMSVVAVAAVVIFFVTAADSATNVMASMSQYGRPIPSRAITIIWGVALGLIAIFLLLAGGPDALSGLQAIMVTCSLPFAIILIGIMISWSIDLSRDPYIIRRKYARQAIEKGVERGIGEHGDDFVFGTDHVESDEGAGADFESDDPSLTEWYTDAISSQEPNMQDTAVQNSDAQAPPSGTGTNVSTT, from the coding sequence GTGGACTCGGCGTCCAGCAAGCCCGGATCGTCCAGCAACAAGATGGACAATCTGGCTCAAAAGCCATCAAAACTTCTAAACAAGTATCCGTTGATGAATCCTTCGCGGTCATTCCCGAAGGGAACGATTCACCCGGGCCTAATTCCTGGATTGAGCGTGGAAGACACGCCTCAGAAGTATCCGACTAACAGACTCGTTTTCGTCGTCGGACTGCTGATTTCGGCCGCGGTTATTCTGTGGGCTGCATTCTCACCACAGAGCCTGAATTCCGTCGGAACCGACTCACGCGACTGGGTGGTAGAGAACTTCGGGTGGTTCTTCACCGCTCTAGTTGTTGTCATCCTGATCTTCATGTTCGTTGTTGGGTACGGACCGACGGGAAAAATCCGTCTTGGCGCAGATGACAGCGAGCCGGAGTTCTCCACAGCGTCTTGGATTTCGATGCTGTTCGCCGCCGGGTTGGGCATTGCCCTAATCTTCTACGGGCCCATGGAGCCTCTCACTCATTTCTTGGACCCAGCGCCCGCAACGGACGCTGTCGCAGGGTCGCCACAGGCAGTTCAACCCGCGATGGCGCAGGCCATCCTGCACCAGACAATTTCGGGATGGTCAGTCTATGCACTAGTCGGCGGCGCTATCGCCTACTCAGCGTTCCGGCGCGGACGCCTGCCCCTTATTTCTTCACTCTTCGAACCTGTGTTTCCTAACGGGAACAATCGAATTCTGGGAAAGATAATCGACATTTTCGCCGTCATGGTGACCCTGTTCGGTACCGCAACTTCTTTGGGAATCGGAGCACTCCAGATTAGGACCGGAACGTCCATCGTCACCGGAAAAGACCTGTCCGGCAACACATTCGTTGTCGTGGCTATGACGTTCTTGACGGTCTTGTTCATCTTCTCTGCCGTGTCCGGAATCAAGAAGGGAATCCGGTTCCTTTCAAATGTGAACATGCTGCTAGTAATCGTTATGGCCGCATTTGTTCTGTTGTTTGGACCAACCCTGTTCATCTTGGATCTGCTTCCGACTTCCATCTACACCTTTGTCGGAACACTGCCTGACATGCTTTCGGTTACTGCCAGTCAGGGAGCCGATGAGAAAGAATTCCTTTCAACCTGGACAGTCCTCTACTTCGCCTGGTGGATTTCTTGGTCCCCCTTTGTGGGAATGTTTATCGCCAAAATCTCAAAGGGACGGACACTTCGCCAGTTTGTTACCGTCGTTATTTTGGCCCCCTCAGGCATCATCGCAGCATGGTTCACTATCTTCGGTGGAACCGCGATTTGGATGAACCAGAACGGCATGGACATGGAGATCGAAGACTCCGGAGAAAACGTCATGTTCGACCTTCTGGGAAACCTGCCGCTGGGCACCGTAATGTCCGTTGTTGCAGTGGCGGCCGTCGTAATTTTCTTCGTCACTGCGGCCGACTCAGCAACCAATGTAATGGCATCCATGTCGCAGTACGGCCGGCCTATTCCCTCCCGTGCTATCACGATCATTTGGGGTGTGGCACTCGGCCTGATCGCAATCTTCCTTCTACTCGCCGGAGGACCCGACGCGCTCTCCGGCTTGCAGGCAATCATGGTGACCTGTTCACTCCCCTTCGCGATCATCCTCATTGGAATCATGATCTCCTGGTCAATTGATCTGAGCAGAGACCCCTACATAATTCGCCGAAAGTACGCGCGTCAGGCAATCGAAAAGGGTGTCGAACGCGGCATCGGAGAGCATGGAGATGACTTCGTTTTCGGAACAGATCATGTGGAATCTGACGAGGGCGCGGGAGCTGACTTTGAGAGCGACGATCCTTCACTGACCGAGTGGTACACCGACGCGATCAGTTCTCAGGAACCGAATATGCAAGACACGGCCGTTCAGAACTCAGACGCTCAGGCCCCGCCAAGCGGGACGGGGACCAACGTTTCGACCACCTAG